The Castor canadensis chromosome X, mCasCan1.hap1v2, whole genome shotgun sequence genome includes a region encoding these proteins:
- the Stard8 gene encoding stAR-related lipid transfer protein 8 isoform X2, which produces MPLLDVFWSCFRKVKCFPLLQVRKNAEAEAKKACEWLRATGFPQYAQLFEEGAFPLDISSVKKNHRFLDEDSLGALSRRLMTLNNCASMKLEVHFQCKQNEDSEEEEQCTISSHWAFQQESKHASPMGSCALLAPPSPSLLGTSSCESVLTELSITSLPTITVSLPPEPANLSLLGHVPSPNDQPRLSPTQGQEGPQDKAKKHRSRSFLKHLESLRRKEKCDSRQTEPERSAATSEKATKGSSFRSCRGFLSAGFYRAKNRTATSAGGRDGETRRVWEAWPVATFRSPQQVHRGNCLVHVPGDHKPGTFPRSLSIESLCPEDGHRLADWQPARRWGYEGRRGSCGSTGSHASTYDNLPELYPAEPGLAGAEAEDEEKDGISYAHLDDILQHVWGLQQRVELWSQAMYPDLGPGGKEEEEEEEEEEEEATSSVEIATAEVEGQAEALVQAETPAYGKFSAQVQVEVQPVISAQTPAEAEMLAQAKAEAPAMAQDNDQEANSAGEPTSASSLSVEGHSISDTVASSSELDSSGNSMNEAEAAGSLVGLQASVPRERRDSGVGASLTRPCRKLRWHSFQNSHRPSLNSESLEINRQFAGQINLLHKGSLLRLTAFMEKYTVPHKQSWGWSVPKFMKRNKTPDYRGQHVFGVPPLIHVQRTGQPLPQSIQQAMRYLRSQCLDQVGIFRKSGVKSRIQSLRQMNETSPDNVCYEGQSAYDVADLLKQYFRDLPEPIFTSKLTTTFLQIYQLLPKDQWLAAAQAATLLLPDENREVLQTLLYFLSDIASAEENQMTAGNLAVCLAPSIFHLNVSKKDSPSPRIKSKRSLVGRPGPRDLSDNMAATQGLSHMISDCKKLFQVPQDMVVQLCGLYSAAELSPPGPALAELRQAQAAGLSLSLYMEECVQELLRDAAERFKGWTSVPGPQCTELACRKAPDGHPLRIWKASTEVAAPPAVVLHRVLRERALWDEDLLRAQVLEALMPGVELYHYVTDSMAPHPCRDFVVLRMWRSDLPRGGCLLVSQSLDPEQPVPESGVRALMLTSQYLMEPCGLGRSRLTHICRADLRGRSPDWYNKVFGHLCAMEVAKIRDSFPTLQAAGPETKL; this is translated from the exons GAGGCTGATGACCTTGAATAATTGTGCCTCAATGAAGCTGGAGGTTCATTTTCAATGCAAGCAG AATGAAGACTCAGAAGAGGAAGAGCAGTGTACCATCAGCAGCCACTGGGCCTTCCAGCAGGAAAGCAAGCATGCATCTCCCATGGGCTCCTGTGCCCTGCTGGCCCCACCAAGCCCTAGCTTGCTGGGGACCTCAAGCTGTGAGAGTGTCCTCACTGAGCTTAGCATCACCTCCCTGCCAACCATCACCGTGAGCCTTCCACCTGAGCCAGCAAACCTGTCCTTGCTaggccatgtccccagcccaaaTGATCAGCCTCGCCTCAGCCCCACTCAGGGCCAGGAGGGTCCCCAGGATAAAGCTAAGAAGCACCGTTCCCGTAGCTTCCTCAAGCACCTTGAGTCTCTGAGACGGAAGGAAAAGTGTGATAGCCGGCAAACAGAGCCTGAGCGAAGCGCAGCCACCTCAGAGAAGGCCACCAAAGGCTCATCTTTCCGCAGTTGCCGTGGCTTCCTCTCGGCTGGATTTTACAGGGCCAAGAACCGAACAGCCACCTCAGCTGGGGGCAGAGATGGTGAGACTCGGAGGGTCTGGGAAGCTTGGCCTGTGGCCACGTTCCGAAGTCCTCAGCAGGTACACCGAGGTAACTGCCTGGTGCATGTGCCTGGGGATCATAAGCCAGGCACATTCCCTCGCTCTCTGTCCATTGAGAGCCTGTGTCCGGAGGATGGACATCGCCTGGCAGATTGGCAGCCTGCTAGGCGCTGGGGCTACGAAGGGCGCCGGGGCTCCTGTGGTTCAACTGGCAGCCATGCGAGCACTTATGACAACTTGCCTGAACTGTACCCAGCTGAACCTGGCCTGGCTGGGGCAGAGGCTGAAGATGAGGAGAAGGATGGGATTAGCTATGCCCACTTAGATGACATCCTCCAGCATGTGTGGGGGCTACAGCAACGGGTAGAACTCTGGTCACAAGCCATGTACCCAGACCTGGGGCCTGGGggtaaggaagaagaagaggaggaggaagaggaagaggaggaagctaCTTCATCGGTGGAAATAGCCACAGCTGAGGTGGAAGGCCAGGCTGAGGCTCTGGTCCAGGCAGAGACTCCAGCCTATGGCAAGTTCTCAGCCCAGGTCCAGGTTGAAGTCCAGCCAGTGATCTCAGCACAGACCCCAGCCGAGGCTGAAATGTTGGCACAGGCAAAGGCTGAAGCCCCAGCCATGGCCCAGGACAATGATCAAGAAGCAAACTCAGCTGGGGAACCCACCTCTGCCTCTAGTCTGTCTGTGGAAGGACACTCCATTTCTGACACTGTCGCCTCCTCCAGCGAACTTGACAGTAGCGGAAACTCCATGAATGAGGCTGAGGCTGCAGGGTCCCTGGTGGGACTCCAGGCATCAGTGCCCCGTGAACGGCGTGATTCAGGCGTTGGGGCCTCACTTACCAGACCCTGCAG GAAGCTCCGTTGGCACAGCTTTCAGAACTCCCACCGGCCCAGCCTTAACTCAGAGTCACTGGAAATCAACCGACAGTTTGCAGGCCAGATCAATCTTCTGCACAAGGGCTCACTGCTGAGGCTCACCGCCTTCATGGAGAAGTACACTGTGCCCCACAAACAGAGCTGGGGCTG GTCAGTGCCCAAGTTTATGAAAAGGAACAAGACCCCGGACTACCGGGGACAGCATGTATTTGGGGTGCCACCTCTCATCCATGTGCAGCGCACAGGCCAACCATTGCCACAGAGCATTCAGCAAGCCATGCGCTACTTGCGTAGCCAGTGCCTGGACCAG GTGGGCATCTTCCGCAAGTCTGGGGTTAAGTCCAGGATCCAGAGCCTGCGTCAGATGAATGAGACCTCCCCTGACAATGTCTGCTACGAGGGCCAGTCGGCTTACGATGTGGCTGACCTGCTAAAGCAGTACTTCCGGGATCTGCCTGAGCCCATCTTCACTAGCAAGCTCACCACCACTTTCCTGCAGATCTATCAGC tcCTCCCCAAGGATCAGTGGTTGGCAGCAGCGCAAGCTGCCACTTTGCTGCTCCCTGATGAAAACCGGGAAGTGCTACAGACCCTGCTCTACTTCTTAAGTGACATTGCCTCTGCTGAGGAAAACCAGATGACAGCTGGCAACCTGGCAGTGTGCCTGGCACCCTCCATCTTCCACCTCAACGTCTCCAAGAAGGACAGCCCCTCACCCAG gaTCAAGAGCAAAAGAAGCCTGGTTGGCCGGCCAGGTCCTAGGGACTTGAGTGACAACATGGCTGCCACCCAGGGCCTATCACACATGATTAGCGACTGCAAGAAACTTTTCCAG GTACCCCAGGACATGGTGGTGCAACTGTGTGGCTTGTATAGTGCTGCTGAGCTCAGCCCTCCTGGCCCAGCCCTGGCTGAGTTGCGGCAGGCACAGGCAGCTGGGCTGAGCCTGAGTCTCTACATGGAGGAGTGCGTGCAGGAGCTGCTGCGGGATGCTGCTGAGCGCTTCAAAGGCTGGACAAGCGTGCCAGGGCCTCAGTGCACGGAGCTGGCCTGCAGGAAG GCACCAGATGGGCACCCACTGCGCATATGGAAGGCATCCACAGAGGTGGCAGCCCCTCCAGCTGTGGTCCTCCATCGTGTCCTACGGGAGCGGGCCCTTTGGGATGAAGACCTGCTACGGGCCCAGGTGCTTGAAGCATTGATGCCAGGGGTGGAGCTGTATCACTACGTTACTGACAGCATGGCACCCCATCCTTGTCGTGACTTCGTGGTGTTGCG GATGTGGCGTTCTGACCTGCCTCGTGGAGGGTGCCTGCTTGTTTCCCAGTCCCTGGATCCCGAGCAACCAGTGCCAGAGTCGGGGGTGCGGGCCCTCATGCTCACTTCCCAGTACCTAATGGAGCCTTGTGGCCTGGGCCGGTCCCGCCTCACACACATCTGCCGTGCTGACCTCAG GGGCCGTTCTCCGGACTGGTACAACAAAGTCTTTGGGCACCTGTGTGCCATGGAAGTGGCAAAGATCCGGGACTCCTTCCCTACACTGCAGGCAGCTGGCCCTGAGACAAAGCTGTGA
- the Stard8 gene encoding stAR-related lipid transfer protein 8 isoform X4, with protein MTLNNCASMKLEVHFQCKQNEDSEEEEQCTISSHWAFQQESKHASPMGSCALLAPPSPSLLGTSSCESVLTELSITSLPTITVSLPPEPANLSLLGHVPSPNDQPRLSPTQGQEGPQDKAKKHRSRSFLKHLESLRRKEKCDSRQTEPERSAATSEKATKGSSFRSCRGFLSAGFYRAKNRTATSAGGRDGETRRVWEAWPVATFRSPQQVHRGNCLVHVPGDHKPGTFPRSLSIESLCPEDGHRLADWQPARRWGYEGRRGSCGSTGSHASTYDNLPELYPAEPGLAGAEAEDEEKDGISYAHLDDILQHVWGLQQRVELWSQAMYPDLGPGGKEEEEEEEEEEEEATSSVEIATAEVEGQAEALVQAETPAYGKFSAQVQVEVQPVISAQTPAEAEMLAQAKAEAPAMAQDNDQEANSAGEPTSASSLSVEGHSISDTVASSSELDSSGNSMNEAEAAGSLVGLQASVPRERRDSGVGASLTRPCRKLRWHSFQNSHRPSLNSESLEINRQFAGQINLLHKGSLLRLTAFMEKYTVPHKQSWGWSVPKFMKRNKTPDYRGQHVFGVPPLIHVQRTGQPLPQSIQQAMRYLRSQCLDQVGIFRKSGVKSRIQSLRQMNETSPDNVCYEGQSAYDVADLLKQYFRDLPEPIFTSKLTTTFLQIYQLLPKDQWLAAAQAATLLLPDENREVLQTLLYFLSDIASAEENQMTAGNLAVCLAPSIFHLNVSKKDSPSPRIKSKRSLVGRPGPRDLSDNMAATQGLSHMISDCKKLFQVPQDMVVQLCGLYSAAELSPPGPALAELRQAQAAGLSLSLYMEECVQELLRDAAERFKGWTSVPGPQCTELACRKAPDGHPLRIWKASTEVAAPPAVVLHRVLRERALWDEDLLRAQVLEALMPGVELYHYVTDSMAPHPCRDFVVLRMWRSDLPRGGCLLVSQSLDPEQPVPESGVRALMLTSQYLMEPCGLGRSRLTHICRADLRGRSPDWYNKVFGHLCAMEVAKIRDSFPTLQAAGPETKL; from the exons ATGACCTTGAATAATTGTGCCTCAATGAAGCTGGAGGTTCATTTTCAATGCAAGCAG AATGAAGACTCAGAAGAGGAAGAGCAGTGTACCATCAGCAGCCACTGGGCCTTCCAGCAGGAAAGCAAGCATGCATCTCCCATGGGCTCCTGTGCCCTGCTGGCCCCACCAAGCCCTAGCTTGCTGGGGACCTCAAGCTGTGAGAGTGTCCTCACTGAGCTTAGCATCACCTCCCTGCCAACCATCACCGTGAGCCTTCCACCTGAGCCAGCAAACCTGTCCTTGCTaggccatgtccccagcccaaaTGATCAGCCTCGCCTCAGCCCCACTCAGGGCCAGGAGGGTCCCCAGGATAAAGCTAAGAAGCACCGTTCCCGTAGCTTCCTCAAGCACCTTGAGTCTCTGAGACGGAAGGAAAAGTGTGATAGCCGGCAAACAGAGCCTGAGCGAAGCGCAGCCACCTCAGAGAAGGCCACCAAAGGCTCATCTTTCCGCAGTTGCCGTGGCTTCCTCTCGGCTGGATTTTACAGGGCCAAGAACCGAACAGCCACCTCAGCTGGGGGCAGAGATGGTGAGACTCGGAGGGTCTGGGAAGCTTGGCCTGTGGCCACGTTCCGAAGTCCTCAGCAGGTACACCGAGGTAACTGCCTGGTGCATGTGCCTGGGGATCATAAGCCAGGCACATTCCCTCGCTCTCTGTCCATTGAGAGCCTGTGTCCGGAGGATGGACATCGCCTGGCAGATTGGCAGCCTGCTAGGCGCTGGGGCTACGAAGGGCGCCGGGGCTCCTGTGGTTCAACTGGCAGCCATGCGAGCACTTATGACAACTTGCCTGAACTGTACCCAGCTGAACCTGGCCTGGCTGGGGCAGAGGCTGAAGATGAGGAGAAGGATGGGATTAGCTATGCCCACTTAGATGACATCCTCCAGCATGTGTGGGGGCTACAGCAACGGGTAGAACTCTGGTCACAAGCCATGTACCCAGACCTGGGGCCTGGGggtaaggaagaagaagaggaggaggaagaggaagaggaggaagctaCTTCATCGGTGGAAATAGCCACAGCTGAGGTGGAAGGCCAGGCTGAGGCTCTGGTCCAGGCAGAGACTCCAGCCTATGGCAAGTTCTCAGCCCAGGTCCAGGTTGAAGTCCAGCCAGTGATCTCAGCACAGACCCCAGCCGAGGCTGAAATGTTGGCACAGGCAAAGGCTGAAGCCCCAGCCATGGCCCAGGACAATGATCAAGAAGCAAACTCAGCTGGGGAACCCACCTCTGCCTCTAGTCTGTCTGTGGAAGGACACTCCATTTCTGACACTGTCGCCTCCTCCAGCGAACTTGACAGTAGCGGAAACTCCATGAATGAGGCTGAGGCTGCAGGGTCCCTGGTGGGACTCCAGGCATCAGTGCCCCGTGAACGGCGTGATTCAGGCGTTGGGGCCTCACTTACCAGACCCTGCAG GAAGCTCCGTTGGCACAGCTTTCAGAACTCCCACCGGCCCAGCCTTAACTCAGAGTCACTGGAAATCAACCGACAGTTTGCAGGCCAGATCAATCTTCTGCACAAGGGCTCACTGCTGAGGCTCACCGCCTTCATGGAGAAGTACACTGTGCCCCACAAACAGAGCTGGGGCTG GTCAGTGCCCAAGTTTATGAAAAGGAACAAGACCCCGGACTACCGGGGACAGCATGTATTTGGGGTGCCACCTCTCATCCATGTGCAGCGCACAGGCCAACCATTGCCACAGAGCATTCAGCAAGCCATGCGCTACTTGCGTAGCCAGTGCCTGGACCAG GTGGGCATCTTCCGCAAGTCTGGGGTTAAGTCCAGGATCCAGAGCCTGCGTCAGATGAATGAGACCTCCCCTGACAATGTCTGCTACGAGGGCCAGTCGGCTTACGATGTGGCTGACCTGCTAAAGCAGTACTTCCGGGATCTGCCTGAGCCCATCTTCACTAGCAAGCTCACCACCACTTTCCTGCAGATCTATCAGC tcCTCCCCAAGGATCAGTGGTTGGCAGCAGCGCAAGCTGCCACTTTGCTGCTCCCTGATGAAAACCGGGAAGTGCTACAGACCCTGCTCTACTTCTTAAGTGACATTGCCTCTGCTGAGGAAAACCAGATGACAGCTGGCAACCTGGCAGTGTGCCTGGCACCCTCCATCTTCCACCTCAACGTCTCCAAGAAGGACAGCCCCTCACCCAG gaTCAAGAGCAAAAGAAGCCTGGTTGGCCGGCCAGGTCCTAGGGACTTGAGTGACAACATGGCTGCCACCCAGGGCCTATCACACATGATTAGCGACTGCAAGAAACTTTTCCAG GTACCCCAGGACATGGTGGTGCAACTGTGTGGCTTGTATAGTGCTGCTGAGCTCAGCCCTCCTGGCCCAGCCCTGGCTGAGTTGCGGCAGGCACAGGCAGCTGGGCTGAGCCTGAGTCTCTACATGGAGGAGTGCGTGCAGGAGCTGCTGCGGGATGCTGCTGAGCGCTTCAAAGGCTGGACAAGCGTGCCAGGGCCTCAGTGCACGGAGCTGGCCTGCAGGAAG GCACCAGATGGGCACCCACTGCGCATATGGAAGGCATCCACAGAGGTGGCAGCCCCTCCAGCTGTGGTCCTCCATCGTGTCCTACGGGAGCGGGCCCTTTGGGATGAAGACCTGCTACGGGCCCAGGTGCTTGAAGCATTGATGCCAGGGGTGGAGCTGTATCACTACGTTACTGACAGCATGGCACCCCATCCTTGTCGTGACTTCGTGGTGTTGCG GATGTGGCGTTCTGACCTGCCTCGTGGAGGGTGCCTGCTTGTTTCCCAGTCCCTGGATCCCGAGCAACCAGTGCCAGAGTCGGGGGTGCGGGCCCTCATGCTCACTTCCCAGTACCTAATGGAGCCTTGTGGCCTGGGCCGGTCCCGCCTCACACACATCTGCCGTGCTGACCTCAG GGGCCGTTCTCCGGACTGGTACAACAAAGTCTTTGGGCACCTGTGTGCCATGGAAGTGGCAAAGATCCGGGACTCCTTCCCTACACTGCAGGCAGCTGGCCCTGAGACAAAGCTGTGA
- the Stard8 gene encoding stAR-related lipid transfer protein 8 isoform X1, with translation MAEARGWGPAWRLPKPGTWTLWGAKGTRWDPPRWKPEAEAKKACEWLRATGFPQYAQLFEEGAFPLDISSVKKNHRFLDEDSLGALSRRLMTLNNCASMKLEVHFQCKQNEDSEEEEQCTISSHWAFQQESKHASPMGSCALLAPPSPSLLGTSSCESVLTELSITSLPTITVSLPPEPANLSLLGHVPSPNDQPRLSPTQGQEGPQDKAKKHRSRSFLKHLESLRRKEKCDSRQTEPERSAATSEKATKGSSFRSCRGFLSAGFYRAKNRTATSAGGRDGETRRVWEAWPVATFRSPQQVHRGNCLVHVPGDHKPGTFPRSLSIESLCPEDGHRLADWQPARRWGYEGRRGSCGSTGSHASTYDNLPELYPAEPGLAGAEAEDEEKDGISYAHLDDILQHVWGLQQRVELWSQAMYPDLGPGGKEEEEEEEEEEEEATSSVEIATAEVEGQAEALVQAETPAYGKFSAQVQVEVQPVISAQTPAEAEMLAQAKAEAPAMAQDNDQEANSAGEPTSASSLSVEGHSISDTVASSSELDSSGNSMNEAEAAGSLVGLQASVPRERRDSGVGASLTRPCRKLRWHSFQNSHRPSLNSESLEINRQFAGQINLLHKGSLLRLTAFMEKYTVPHKQSWGWSVPKFMKRNKTPDYRGQHVFGVPPLIHVQRTGQPLPQSIQQAMRYLRSQCLDQVGIFRKSGVKSRIQSLRQMNETSPDNVCYEGQSAYDVADLLKQYFRDLPEPIFTSKLTTTFLQIYQLLPKDQWLAAAQAATLLLPDENREVLQTLLYFLSDIASAEENQMTAGNLAVCLAPSIFHLNVSKKDSPSPRIKSKRSLVGRPGPRDLSDNMAATQGLSHMISDCKKLFQVPQDMVVQLCGLYSAAELSPPGPALAELRQAQAAGLSLSLYMEECVQELLRDAAERFKGWTSVPGPQCTELACRKAPDGHPLRIWKASTEVAAPPAVVLHRVLRERALWDEDLLRAQVLEALMPGVELYHYVTDSMAPHPCRDFVVLRMWRSDLPRGGCLLVSQSLDPEQPVPESGVRALMLTSQYLMEPCGLGRSRLTHICRADLRGRSPDWYNKVFGHLCAMEVAKIRDSFPTLQAAGPETKL, from the exons GAGGCTGATGACCTTGAATAATTGTGCCTCAATGAAGCTGGAGGTTCATTTTCAATGCAAGCAG AATGAAGACTCAGAAGAGGAAGAGCAGTGTACCATCAGCAGCCACTGGGCCTTCCAGCAGGAAAGCAAGCATGCATCTCCCATGGGCTCCTGTGCCCTGCTGGCCCCACCAAGCCCTAGCTTGCTGGGGACCTCAAGCTGTGAGAGTGTCCTCACTGAGCTTAGCATCACCTCCCTGCCAACCATCACCGTGAGCCTTCCACCTGAGCCAGCAAACCTGTCCTTGCTaggccatgtccccagcccaaaTGATCAGCCTCGCCTCAGCCCCACTCAGGGCCAGGAGGGTCCCCAGGATAAAGCTAAGAAGCACCGTTCCCGTAGCTTCCTCAAGCACCTTGAGTCTCTGAGACGGAAGGAAAAGTGTGATAGCCGGCAAACAGAGCCTGAGCGAAGCGCAGCCACCTCAGAGAAGGCCACCAAAGGCTCATCTTTCCGCAGTTGCCGTGGCTTCCTCTCGGCTGGATTTTACAGGGCCAAGAACCGAACAGCCACCTCAGCTGGGGGCAGAGATGGTGAGACTCGGAGGGTCTGGGAAGCTTGGCCTGTGGCCACGTTCCGAAGTCCTCAGCAGGTACACCGAGGTAACTGCCTGGTGCATGTGCCTGGGGATCATAAGCCAGGCACATTCCCTCGCTCTCTGTCCATTGAGAGCCTGTGTCCGGAGGATGGACATCGCCTGGCAGATTGGCAGCCTGCTAGGCGCTGGGGCTACGAAGGGCGCCGGGGCTCCTGTGGTTCAACTGGCAGCCATGCGAGCACTTATGACAACTTGCCTGAACTGTACCCAGCTGAACCTGGCCTGGCTGGGGCAGAGGCTGAAGATGAGGAGAAGGATGGGATTAGCTATGCCCACTTAGATGACATCCTCCAGCATGTGTGGGGGCTACAGCAACGGGTAGAACTCTGGTCACAAGCCATGTACCCAGACCTGGGGCCTGGGggtaaggaagaagaagaggaggaggaagaggaagaggaggaagctaCTTCATCGGTGGAAATAGCCACAGCTGAGGTGGAAGGCCAGGCTGAGGCTCTGGTCCAGGCAGAGACTCCAGCCTATGGCAAGTTCTCAGCCCAGGTCCAGGTTGAAGTCCAGCCAGTGATCTCAGCACAGACCCCAGCCGAGGCTGAAATGTTGGCACAGGCAAAGGCTGAAGCCCCAGCCATGGCCCAGGACAATGATCAAGAAGCAAACTCAGCTGGGGAACCCACCTCTGCCTCTAGTCTGTCTGTGGAAGGACACTCCATTTCTGACACTGTCGCCTCCTCCAGCGAACTTGACAGTAGCGGAAACTCCATGAATGAGGCTGAGGCTGCAGGGTCCCTGGTGGGACTCCAGGCATCAGTGCCCCGTGAACGGCGTGATTCAGGCGTTGGGGCCTCACTTACCAGACCCTGCAG GAAGCTCCGTTGGCACAGCTTTCAGAACTCCCACCGGCCCAGCCTTAACTCAGAGTCACTGGAAATCAACCGACAGTTTGCAGGCCAGATCAATCTTCTGCACAAGGGCTCACTGCTGAGGCTCACCGCCTTCATGGAGAAGTACACTGTGCCCCACAAACAGAGCTGGGGCTG GTCAGTGCCCAAGTTTATGAAAAGGAACAAGACCCCGGACTACCGGGGACAGCATGTATTTGGGGTGCCACCTCTCATCCATGTGCAGCGCACAGGCCAACCATTGCCACAGAGCATTCAGCAAGCCATGCGCTACTTGCGTAGCCAGTGCCTGGACCAG GTGGGCATCTTCCGCAAGTCTGGGGTTAAGTCCAGGATCCAGAGCCTGCGTCAGATGAATGAGACCTCCCCTGACAATGTCTGCTACGAGGGCCAGTCGGCTTACGATGTGGCTGACCTGCTAAAGCAGTACTTCCGGGATCTGCCTGAGCCCATCTTCACTAGCAAGCTCACCACCACTTTCCTGCAGATCTATCAGC tcCTCCCCAAGGATCAGTGGTTGGCAGCAGCGCAAGCTGCCACTTTGCTGCTCCCTGATGAAAACCGGGAAGTGCTACAGACCCTGCTCTACTTCTTAAGTGACATTGCCTCTGCTGAGGAAAACCAGATGACAGCTGGCAACCTGGCAGTGTGCCTGGCACCCTCCATCTTCCACCTCAACGTCTCCAAGAAGGACAGCCCCTCACCCAG gaTCAAGAGCAAAAGAAGCCTGGTTGGCCGGCCAGGTCCTAGGGACTTGAGTGACAACATGGCTGCCACCCAGGGCCTATCACACATGATTAGCGACTGCAAGAAACTTTTCCAG GTACCCCAGGACATGGTGGTGCAACTGTGTGGCTTGTATAGTGCTGCTGAGCTCAGCCCTCCTGGCCCAGCCCTGGCTGAGTTGCGGCAGGCACAGGCAGCTGGGCTGAGCCTGAGTCTCTACATGGAGGAGTGCGTGCAGGAGCTGCTGCGGGATGCTGCTGAGCGCTTCAAAGGCTGGACAAGCGTGCCAGGGCCTCAGTGCACGGAGCTGGCCTGCAGGAAG GCACCAGATGGGCACCCACTGCGCATATGGAAGGCATCCACAGAGGTGGCAGCCCCTCCAGCTGTGGTCCTCCATCGTGTCCTACGGGAGCGGGCCCTTTGGGATGAAGACCTGCTACGGGCCCAGGTGCTTGAAGCATTGATGCCAGGGGTGGAGCTGTATCACTACGTTACTGACAGCATGGCACCCCATCCTTGTCGTGACTTCGTGGTGTTGCG GATGTGGCGTTCTGACCTGCCTCGTGGAGGGTGCCTGCTTGTTTCCCAGTCCCTGGATCCCGAGCAACCAGTGCCAGAGTCGGGGGTGCGGGCCCTCATGCTCACTTCCCAGTACCTAATGGAGCCTTGTGGCCTGGGCCGGTCCCGCCTCACACACATCTGCCGTGCTGACCTCAG GGGCCGTTCTCCGGACTGGTACAACAAAGTCTTTGGGCACCTGTGTGCCATGGAAGTGGCAAAGATCCGGGACTCCTTCCCTACACTGCAGGCAGCTGGCCCTGAGACAAAGCTGTGA